Genomic segment of Arachis hypogaea cultivar Tifrunner chromosome 11, arahy.Tifrunner.gnm2.J5K5, whole genome shotgun sequence:
TTTTTGTGGGAGGTCCCCACTGATTTGGGTTTCCAAAACTTTTCTGAGAGAGATTTTCGTTAAATGGATTTTCTATTATCTAAGTCAGATAATTTTGTTATTATCCAGTGGATCTAGAATAAAACCTTTCGTTAAGTACTCTTTTGTCCTGGTAAGGTTTTTGCGAAAGAACTCTTATCTTTGGTCCCTCTAAGGGAATTTCGTATCTCTTTGCTATCCATTAACGTAATCTTATACGTTCAACTTTGCTTTACTTATTGAATcgtaacttaggttatttttgcgatgcattttATTCTACTCGGGCTTTCCGACTTGTAAGTCGTTAGCTATATTATGTTCGAGCTTGTCACGATTGGcctttataacctctttacagtGACTTGCACCTCGTCGCTTCATCTCGCCGACCATGTAGGTCGGTCAATAGATTTTTGCGCTTTTTTGAGCTTAAGTCAATGCATATCGTAGTAATGGTAAATGAAAActttagagagaaaaaataaagagataaaaaagaGATGTTATTACTAATGAAATGTGGTTTCATTAGTGTGCTTTTGCTACTAAGGGAATGAATTTTCTGCCCATAGCCCTCGCTTTGATGCCTCGTTAAGACCCCCTTCAGGAAAAACTCATTTTTTgggaaaaaaccatgaagtcgggaaaaagagtacattaGGGAGCAAAGTTCGATTCTAGCTGTAATATCTCTTCAtattgcaggcgtgccatgacctaggaagctcggATCCACCTAGGTCGGACACCTTATAGTatccttttcctaagacctcaacTATCTTGTAGGGTCCCTTGATGTCATTTTGGATTAGAACTAAATCGTCTGGGGCGaagcttcttcgaatgacttttttattGTATCTATTCATCATCCTTTGCTTTAGTGCTGCTTCccttatctgggcttgttctcggacttTTGGGAGCAACTCAAGTTCTTCTTTGTGAGCTTGAACGTTATCGACCTCGTCGTAGAATCTCACCCTAGGGCTTTGCTCGTTCACTTCAATAGGAATCATGGCTTCTGTGCCATAAGCAAGTCGAAAGGGTGTCTCTCCAGTAGTAGAATGAGGTGTAGTTTGGTAGGCCCACAATACTTGAggaagctcttcagcccaagctccatTTGCCTATTGAAGTCTTTTCTTATGCCCTGCCAGTATAACTTTGTTGGctacctcggcttgtccatttgcttgaGGATGTTCTACCGAGGTGAATTGGTATTTTATCTTCATACTGGCCACCAGGTTCTTGAATGTAGAGTCGATAAATTGAGTACcattatccgtggtgatggagtgggaGACTCCAAACCTAATAATGATATTCTTGTAAAGAAACTTCCAACTTCTCTGTGCCATGATGGTGGCTAAAGGTTCTgtttcaatccattttgtgaagtaatctattcccactataAAGTATTTTACTTGTTCAGGCACTTGGGGGAAAGTCCCGAGTAGATccagtccccactttgcaaaggGCTGCGGAAAAGTTATACTAATAAGTTCTTCTGGGGAGCGACgtgaaaatttgcatgcatctggcatggttgACACTTCCTTGCGAAGTCGGCAGTGtctttttgcaaggtcggccaaaagaatccaGCTTGTATGACCTTTCTGGCTAAAGATCTTGCTCCCAGATGATTTCCACAAATTCCACCATGTACTTCATTCAGTAAAGGACATTCCTCACTATTGTGTAGTTCTGTGCTTCCCTCCGGATCTTGGCCTCTTTTTGTTCTTCCggtaggatgtcgaattttaagTATTCGACCAGGGGAGTCATCCATCCGAAGTCCAATCCGGAGATTTCTAAAACGTCTAGCTTGGTTTCTGCCTTCGTGACtgagggttcttggagagtttcttgaATCAGACTTCTATTGTTTttccctggtttggtacttgctaacttggagagggtGTCTCCTCTGCTGTTAAGTTCCCTAGTTATGTGTCTCACTTCAGTTTCAAGGAATCGCCCAAGATACTCCCTAGTTTTTTctaagtaccttttcatattttggtctttggcctgatactctccattgaTTTGGGAAGTCACCACTTGGGAGTCACTGAGGACTACTACTTTGGCTGCTCCGACTTCATGGGTTAGCTTTAGCCCGGCAATCAGGACTTCATATTCTACCTGATTGTTGGTAGCCGAAAATTCAAACTTCAAGGAGACTTCTATTTGAGTTCCTTTTTCATTGACCAGTagtatgcctgcaccgcttccgacTTTGTTGGAGGAGCCATCCACGTACAATTCCCAGGTTGTGGGGCCTCCTCTTGGTCTCCTGTGTATTCGGCTATGAAGTCGGTAAAGCATTGGGCTTTTATTGCTATCTGAGTTTcgtacttcaagtcgaactcggataactctATAGCCCATTGAACTATTCTTTCCGCAATATCTGTTTTctgaaggatttgcttcatgggctggtttGTCCGAATTCTTATGGTGTGAGATTGAAAATAAAGTCGAGGCTTTCTAGATGATACTATCAAGGCATATGCGAACTTTTcaagttttttatattttagttcagggccttgtaaCACCTTGCTTGTAAAGTAGACAGGATGTTGTCCGACCTCATCTTCCCGTATTAATGCTGACACCACAGCCTTCTCGGCGACAGCTAAGTATAATACGAGTTCTTCCTCTGCCTTTGGCCGGGAAAGAATGGGAGGTTGGCTCAGGTaccttttgaactcttggaatgcctcttcgcattcaggagtccattcgaactgtcatccttttcttagtagagaaaaaagtggtagggatcttaatgctgatcctgccaagaatttGGATAGAGCTGCAAGTCGGCCGTTTAGCTACTGGACTTCCTTTAAGCAGGTCGATCTCTTCATTTCTAGGACCGCTTTACTCTTGTCGGGGTtagcttcaattcctctttgtgttagcataaatcctagaaacTTTCCAgcctctactgcaaaggtgcacttgTCGGGATTTAGTCTAATCCCGTGCAATCTTATAGTGTGGAAGATTTGGGAGAGATCGTTCAAAAGGCTGGCGtcatccttggtttttactagcatgtcgtctacatacaCCTCCATCAACTCTCCCAAGTGAGATgagaacaccttattcatcagcctttgatatgtggcccctgcattctttaattcaaatggcatgaccacgtagcaataatTTTCTCTGGGCGTAATGAACGATGTCTTTTCTTGGTCTGGCTTATACATcaaaatttgattatatcccgagtaagcatccatgaaTGACAAGTATCGATACCCTAAGCTGGAatccactagggtatcaatacttggcaGATGATATGGGACTTTAGGGCATGCCTTGTTGAGGTTGGTGTAGtcaacgcacatcctccatttgccATTCTGTTTTTTTACCAACACCACGTTTGCCAGCCAAGCCAGATACTTGACTTTTCTAATAAAGCCTGCCTCTAGCAGGGCTTGCACTTGCTCTTCGACCACTTGAGAACGTTCAAATTCTAGCTTCCGTCTtttttgttggacaggtcgggatcccagATGAACAGCCAATCTATGTGACATGAGTTAgggatctatcccaggcatgtcggaagctttccagGCGAAAAGATCGGAATTTTCTTGTAGGAGCTGTGTCAGCTTCTGCTTCAGTTCTTCCGTTAAATTGGCCTCTATGTTGGTATTCTTTTCGACCTCTTGTCCGGTCTATAACTTTTCGGTTTTTCCTCCAAGCTGTGGTCGTAACTCTTCCTTAACTCGGACACCTCCGAGCTTAATGGCATTAACTTCCTTGCTTTTACCTCttaggttcaggctttcattgtaacacTTTCTTGCCAGCTTTTGGTCTCCTCTGATGATGGCAATCTCTTCCGGTGTTggaaacttcatacagaggtgggGTGTAGAAACCACTGCTCCCAGCCGATTTAAGGTTGTTCTGCCTATCAGAGCATTGTAGGCAAAAGCTACATCGACAATAATAAAGTCGATGCCTAAGGTTTTGGATTTTATcccctttccaaaagttgtgtaTAGGAAAATGAAATCCAGCGTCTTAATGGGAGTGTCCCCTAATCCAAAgagggtgtcggggtaggctcttagctCTTTCTCGTCCAATCCCAACTTGTCAAATGCTGGTTTAAACAAGAGGTCAGCCGAGCTTCCTTGATCCACCAGAGTTCTATGTAGATGAGCATTGGCAAGAATCATGGTGATTACTACTGGGTCGTTATGTCCAGGTATAATGCCTTGTCCATCCTCCTTGGTGAATGAGATAGTTGGGAGGTCGGGCCCTTCACTCCTGACTTGGTAGACTTCCTTCAGATGTCTTTTTCGAGATGATTTGGTCAGTCTTCTTCCAGCAAACCTCCCAATATCATATGAATGTGTCGCTTGGGGATCTGTGGGGGCGGACTTCTTCGTCCGTGACCTTcgtcatctctttttctttttccatgagatatctatctaACCGACCTTCcatggctagcttttctatcacattttttaggtcgtaacaATCGTTAGTAGAATGCCCATACAACTtgtgatactcacagtattcatTACGACTTCCCccctttttgttttttatagGTCACGAGGGAGGAAGCTTTTCAATGTggcaaatttctctgtatacgtcTACAAGGGAAAATCGTAGAGGAGTGTAAGAGTGATATCTTCTAGGCCTTTCAGATCcgacttcttccttttttttgggtttcttctctttttcttttgattggtgGGGGTGCCCTATCTGCCAACTTGGATCTCGTAACCTGGCGTTtttctccatattgatgtacttctcagttcgttcttgtacatcacttaaagAAGTCGGTGTCTCTTTGAGATGGACTGGGAGAAGGGTCCTTCTCGGAGTCTCTCAggggttctccgacctcctgttttactccTAGTAGGCTAGGTGCATACTTGACTTTGTCCTTCTAGATTGAGAACACGCGAGAAACTTGCGCGAGAGGTCGTCAAAGCTGGTTACCGACCTGGGGGAAAGGCTATCAAACTTCATAGCCGCCTTAGTCAAGGTCGTCGGAAAGGCCTTGCAGCGAGTTGCGTCTGATACGTCAGCtaagtacatccgacttttaaggTTACTGAGGTGATGCTTCGGGTCAGTCGTCCCGTCGTATAGATCCATGTCAGGGCTTTTAAAGTTTCTGGGAACCCTCATGATATCCTCAATGAACAGGTCTTCTTCTCCTAATGGGATGTCTTCTCGATCTCTGAGGGCATCTTTATTTTGGAGATTGGATTCCAGCCTTGAGAGCTTTTCTTCAAGCTCTCTTCATCGCTCGATTTCTCTCCTTAGGCTTCGTTCCGCTTCATGCTGTCACTCCAACTCCTATTCTAGTTGCTCGAGTCGACCTTGGTGACTATGTAATAATCCCATTAGGTCAGTAGAGTGAGGTTGTTCATCTTTTCCGGGCTGATGAACTTCAGAGGAGATTCTTTTTTATCCCTGGTATTGGAGGGACCTCTGCCATGCTGTCCTTCTGCTCCTTGTAGAGATATTATTGCTCTATTGTTGTTGACCTAGTCCTGGTGCTCTTGCTCAGACTCCGATGCGGTGTCTCCATCTTCATGCTGGTCGTCATCCGCCATCGTACGTTGATCTtctaggtccccggcaacggcgccaatgttccggggcttacctagaaccAGATGGTGGTTGGACttgtttgtgaggcccaagcaGTAGAGGAgggtggtctccgacttggtttaTATTTGGGAGCCGCTGTCCGAGTTGTGTATGTAAAAGAATGGGGGGGGGGggtacctacaaagacactccgatgcctaagttagcaaatgGGGTAAGCAGGTTTAGAGTATTAGAACTTAGTTTTTCCTGAGTGCTTCAAtatatttataggtgatggaccaataaccaccgttgaagtagttccacttctgatggtggataatcatccctttatcttagggttgttgggATCTCTCTTCTAGAAGTGGGCGAGAGATTCAaggaggcagttacttatttgaataagtgtcacTTGCTAGCTCATGTCGAGCCCAACCTCTTTGAAGAGGTCGAATGGATCAGCGAAGGTCAACCCTTTGAATTGGGTCTTTTTGAACTTAATTGAATCTGGCCATCGCTTTGGACCAGGATGTGAACAtgtacatattaaaaattaactatcatgtatttgtatatatttatgttttgttttatatacttttaacatatattcatattttatataacaaaaatataatatatatatataatttatttttaatatgtattatattttaatatatattatacactaataattaattttagtatatatttaacctgtttatataa
This window contains:
- the LOC140176170 gene encoding uncharacterized protein; this translates as MILANAHLHRTLVDQGSSADLLFKPAFDKLGLDEKELRAYPDTLFGLGDTPIKTLDFIFLYTTFGKGIKSKTLGIDFIIVDVAFAYNALIGRTTLNRLGAVVSTPHLCMKFPTPEEIAIIRGDQKLARKCYNESLNLRGKSKEVNAIKLGGVRVKEELRPQLGGKTEKL